From Excalfactoria chinensis isolate bCotChi1 chromosome 4, bCotChi1.hap2, whole genome shotgun sequence, one genomic window encodes:
- the RPL39 gene encoding large ribosomal subunit protein eL39, translating into MSSHKTFKIKRFLAKKQKQNRPIPQWIRMKTGNKIRYNSKRRHWRRTKLGL; encoded by the exons ATG TCGTCTCACAAGACTTTCAAGATCAAACGCTTCCTTGCgaagaagcagaagcaaaatcGCCCCATTCCGCAATGGATTCGCATGAAAACGGGCAATAAGATCAG GTACAACTCCAAAAGGAGACACTGGAGAAGGACCAAACTGGGCTTGTAA